One part of the Luteibacter yeojuensis genome encodes these proteins:
- the typA gene encoding translational GTPase TypA has translation MSIEFLRNIAIVAHVDHGKTTLVDQLLKQSGTLNERTVLAERVMDSNDQEKERGITILAKNTAITWEDKKKGVKNRINIVDTPGHADFGGEVERVLSMVDTVLILVDAMDGPMPQTRFVTQKAFAMGFKPIVVVNKIDRPGARPEWVVEQVWDLFEKLGATDEQMDFPIVYASALNGYASLDENAREGDMTPLYEAIMQHAPKPDVDPEGPFQMRISQLDYNNFVGVIGIGRIQRGTLKKGMQVAVIDRHGKKRQGKVVQVLGFLGLERIEQDSAEAGDIVAIAGIPELTISDTVTSPDVPEALPPLSVDEPMISMTFQVNNSPFVGNKDLSGGKFLTSRQLRERLEREKVHNVALRVEDGSDADKFLVSGRGELHLSVLIENMRREGYELAVSRPEVIIKEIDGQKMEPIEELVVDLEEIHQGPVMERLGIRKGQLKNMVSDGKGRVRLEYKIPARGLIGFQNQFKTLTQGSGLLFHVFDSYGPMETAPIAKRQNGVMIANAPGTTPAYSLGPLQERGKLFAAEGDSVYEGQLIGIHAKDNDLTVNAIKPKPLTNMRASGKDDAIQLTPATKFSLEQALDFIDDDELVEVTPKEIRMRKKHLTENDRKKASRGQA, from the coding sequence ATGTCGATCGAATTCCTGCGCAATATCGCCATCGTGGCTCACGTCGACCACGGCAAGACCACCCTCGTCGATCAGCTCCTCAAGCAGTCCGGCACGCTCAACGAGCGCACCGTGCTTGCCGAGCGCGTGATGGATTCGAACGACCAGGAAAAGGAGCGTGGCATCACGATCCTGGCCAAGAACACGGCCATCACCTGGGAAGACAAGAAGAAGGGCGTCAAGAACCGCATCAACATCGTCGACACCCCAGGACACGCCGACTTCGGCGGCGAGGTGGAGCGCGTGCTGTCGATGGTCGACACCGTGCTGATCCTCGTCGACGCGATGGACGGCCCGATGCCGCAGACCCGCTTCGTGACCCAGAAGGCGTTCGCGATGGGCTTCAAGCCGATCGTGGTCGTCAACAAGATCGACCGTCCGGGCGCCCGTCCGGAGTGGGTCGTCGAGCAGGTGTGGGACCTCTTCGAAAAGCTCGGCGCCACCGATGAGCAGATGGACTTCCCGATCGTCTACGCCTCGGCGCTGAACGGCTATGCCTCGCTCGACGAGAACGCCCGCGAAGGCGACATGACCCCGCTGTACGAAGCGATCATGCAGCATGCGCCGAAGCCCGACGTCGATCCGGAAGGCCCCTTCCAGATGCGCATCAGCCAGCTCGACTACAACAACTTCGTGGGCGTCATCGGCATCGGCCGCATCCAGCGCGGCACGCTGAAGAAGGGCATGCAGGTCGCCGTCATCGACCGCCACGGCAAGAAGCGCCAGGGCAAGGTCGTGCAGGTGCTCGGCTTCCTCGGCCTCGAGCGCATCGAGCAGGACAGCGCCGAAGCGGGCGACATCGTCGCCATCGCGGGCATCCCCGAGCTGACCATTTCCGACACCGTCACCTCGCCGGACGTGCCGGAAGCGCTGCCGCCGCTGAGCGTCGACGAGCCGATGATCAGCATGACCTTCCAGGTCAACAATTCGCCGTTCGTCGGCAACAAGGATCTCTCCGGCGGCAAGTTCCTCACCAGCCGCCAGCTGCGCGAGCGTCTCGAGCGCGAGAAGGTCCACAACGTGGCCCTGCGCGTGGAAGACGGTTCGGACGCCGACAAGTTCCTGGTCTCGGGCCGCGGCGAACTGCACCTCTCGGTGCTGATCGAGAACATGCGTCGCGAAGGCTACGAGCTCGCGGTGTCGCGTCCGGAAGTCATCATCAAGGAAATCGACGGCCAGAAGATGGAGCCGATCGAGGAACTCGTGGTCGACCTCGAGGAAATCCACCAGGGCCCGGTCATGGAGCGCCTCGGCATCCGCAAGGGCCAGCTGAAGAACATGGTGTCCGACGGCAAGGGCCGCGTGCGCCTGGAATACAAGATCCCGGCGCGTGGCCTGATCGGCTTCCAGAACCAGTTCAAGACCCTCACCCAGGGTTCGGGCCTGCTGTTCCACGTGTTCGACAGCTATGGTCCGATGGAAACCGCCCCGATCGCCAAGCGCCAGAACGGCGTGATGATCGCGAACGCCCCGGGCACCACTCCGGCCTACTCGCTCGGCCCCCTGCAGGAGCGCGGCAAGCTGTTCGCCGCCGAAGGCGATTCGGTGTACGAAGGCCAGCTGATCGGCATCCATGCGAAGGATAACGACCTCACCGTCAACGCGATCAAGCCGAAGCCGCTGACCAACATGCGTGCCTCGGGCAAGGACGATGCGATCCAGCTGACCCCGGCGACGAAGTTCTCGCTGGAACAGGCGCTCGACTTCATCGACGACGACGAACTGGTCGAGGTGACGCCGAAGGAAATCCGCATGCGCAAGAAGCACCTGACGGAAAAC
- a CDS encoding 3-hydroxybutyrate oligomer hydrolase family protein codes for MDRFGEVRATTHRDGDDLLSAGLGLRGLAGAPVPFTRPAAPTPAELRRRAIQSCWKGIADLGPLGGFGTLYGRVPDVPGREFAAFTTLNGAKAPHRVLVQVPDAFDRAKRCLVVTASPGTRGVYGSIAVAGAWGLPRGCAVAYTDKAAGSGYFDTADGSGVALDGTRAKAGEAPLEFEPAGMRAEAGIAVKHAHSGDHPEADWGRHVLQAARFGLAMLDRAFPDEAPFTPANTRIIATGLSNGGGAVLRAAGEDTDGILSAVVALAPNIHVAGHGRPFYDYATEAAVLLPAALAAPDFDGLPFARVGGAQPPAWALRAASLRAHGRLSGLLPPAQAAEALAMLRASGWQDEALAVGASSTSLDIWRTVTVAYASAYLRRSAGGMPCGFSYRPQHTGGVAGPVDAIVRAAWWADGSGSPPGAGILLAGGSDLSMDPTLPGNLCLRDLWTGQGSETTRLRAAVDATAAALPREDLPILVVHGAQDGLLPVAFTSEPYVAWLRASGRSPVFWKVPYAQHFDAFLAFPDFGDRHAPLLPFGYAALDRAWACLAEGRPLPEDAAVRDTRPRGPGAFTASALAVPAG; via the coding sequence ATGGACCGTTTCGGCGAGGTACGTGCCACCACGCATCGCGACGGCGATGACCTGCTGAGTGCCGGCCTGGGGCTTCGCGGCCTCGCCGGCGCGCCGGTGCCGTTCACGCGGCCGGCGGCGCCCACACCCGCGGAACTGCGCCGGCGCGCCATCCAGTCCTGCTGGAAAGGCATCGCCGACCTCGGCCCGCTTGGCGGCTTCGGGACCCTCTATGGCCGGGTGCCCGACGTGCCCGGCCGGGAGTTCGCCGCCTTCACCACGCTGAATGGCGCGAAGGCGCCGCACCGCGTGCTGGTCCAGGTGCCGGACGCCTTCGATCGGGCGAAGCGCTGCCTCGTCGTCACCGCTTCGCCGGGCACGCGGGGGGTCTACGGCTCGATCGCCGTCGCCGGCGCATGGGGACTGCCGCGGGGTTGCGCCGTGGCTTACACGGACAAGGCGGCGGGCAGCGGCTATTTCGATACTGCGGACGGCAGCGGCGTCGCCCTCGACGGCACGCGGGCGAAAGCGGGCGAGGCGCCGCTCGAGTTCGAGCCTGCGGGGATGCGGGCCGAGGCCGGCATCGCCGTGAAGCACGCGCATTCCGGGGATCACCCCGAGGCGGACTGGGGGCGCCACGTGCTGCAGGCGGCCCGCTTCGGCCTGGCCATGCTCGACCGGGCATTTCCCGACGAGGCCCCGTTCACGCCCGCGAATACGCGCATTATCGCCACCGGCCTGTCCAACGGGGGCGGGGCCGTGCTGCGCGCCGCCGGCGAGGATACCGACGGCATCCTCTCGGCCGTCGTGGCCCTGGCGCCGAACATCCACGTGGCCGGCCACGGGCGGCCGTTCTACGACTACGCCACCGAAGCCGCGGTGCTCCTCCCGGCCGCGCTGGCGGCGCCGGATTTCGACGGGCTGCCCTTCGCCCGTGTGGGCGGCGCCCAGCCACCGGCATGGGCCCTGCGTGCCGCCTCCCTGCGCGCCCATGGCCGCTTGTCCGGCCTCCTGCCTCCCGCCCAGGCCGCGGAAGCCCTGGCGATGCTGCGGGCCTCCGGGTGGCAGGACGAGGCGCTGGCCGTCGGTGCGTCGTCGACCTCGCTGGACATCTGGCGCACCGTGACGGTGGCCTACGCGTCGGCTTACCTCCGGCGTTCCGCCGGGGGCATGCCCTGCGGCTTTTCTTACCGCCCGCAACACACTGGCGGTGTCGCGGGCCCGGTGGATGCCATCGTCCGCGCCGCGTGGTGGGCCGACGGTTCGGGCTCGCCGCCCGGCGCGGGCATCCTGCTGGCCGGCGGCAGCGACCTCTCGATGGATCCGACCCTGCCGGGCAACCTCTGCCTGCGCGACCTGTGGACGGGGCAGGGGTCGGAGACGACACGGCTGCGCGCGGCGGTGGACGCCACGGCCGCGGCCTTGCCGCGTGAGGACTTGCCGATCCTCGTGGTGCATGGCGCGCAGGACGGCCTGCTTCCCGTGGCGTTCACGTCGGAGCCGTACGTGGCGTGGCTGCGTGCGTCCGGGCGCTCGCCGGTCTTCTGGAAAGTGCCGTACGCCCAACATTTCGACGCCTTCCTGGCCTTTCCGGATTTCGGCGACCGTCATGCGCCGTTGCTTCCCTTCGGGTATGCCGCGCTGGACCGGGCCTGGGCGTGCCTGGCCGAGGGCAGGCCCCTGCCTGAGGACGCGGCGGTACGCGACACCCGGCCAAGGGGACCCGGTGCCTTTACTGCTTCCGCGCTCGCCGTGCCGGCGGGCTGA
- a CDS encoding peptidylprolyl isomerase — protein MTINVTMKTNKGDIHLRLHDEKTPMTVANFVNLAKRGYYDGLSFHRVIADFMIQGGCPEGSGRGGPGYRFGDEFDGSLKHDKPGVLSMANAGPGTNGSQFFITHGPTPWLDGKHSVFGEVVGPEDQKVVDAIRQEDTIEKVEVSGDVDALLEKQASNVAKWNETLDAR, from the coding sequence ATGACCATCAACGTCACCATGAAGACGAACAAGGGCGATATCCACCTGCGCCTGCACGACGAAAAGACCCCGATGACGGTGGCCAACTTCGTGAACCTGGCCAAGCGCGGCTACTACGACGGCCTGTCGTTCCATCGCGTGATCGCCGACTTCATGATCCAGGGCGGTTGCCCGGAAGGTTCGGGCCGCGGCGGTCCGGGTTACCGCTTTGGCGACGAGTTCGACGGCAGCCTGAAGCACGACAAGCCCGGCGTCCTCTCCATGGCCAACGCCGGGCCGGGCACCAACGGCTCGCAGTTCTTCATCACCCACGGTCCGACCCCGTGGCTGGACGGCAAGCACAGCGTGTTCGGCGAAGTGGTGGGCCCGGAAGACCAGAAGGTGGTCGATGCGATCCGCCAGGAAGACACCATCGAGAAGGTGGAAGTCTCCGGCGACGTGGACGCGCTGCTCGAGAAGCAGGCCTCGAACGTGGCGAAGTGGAACGAGACCCTCGACGCACGCTGA
- a CDS encoding aminotransferase class I/II-fold pyridoxal phosphate-dependent enzyme, translated as MPQLAKRIGRAKPSAIMVIAEKAKRLKAEGRDIVSFSIGVPNFLPGDHVYAAAREALAKDSGQYGSNRGPDALIDAFLAHIEALGLTGYARKNVTTGVGAKQVLYNLAEALLDEGDEICFPAPYWTSYLDIAEIVGAKINILPCPPEQNYKLTPAQLDAALARKPRVFLFNNPSNPTGMVYTREEIAALADVIAKYPDTWVVTDDIYNTMVFDGVGYHNFVHVRPDLKDRVIFVDSISKTYGMPGWRVGFIAAPESVALAVTTLNSNHITSLPEVVNAAALAALSGPQDIPLAKCKEFAAKRDRVYNALLSIPGVVCPRPQGAFYAFPDISVAFGKKHNGVAIDSDIDFCAVLLEAKGVACVPGSAFGEPRALRISYSCPDEALDKGMARIVEFFAELT; from the coding sequence ATGCCGCAACTCGCCAAGCGTATCGGTCGCGCCAAACCCAGTGCGATCATGGTCATCGCCGAGAAGGCCAAGCGCCTGAAGGCCGAAGGCCGCGACATCGTCAGCTTCTCGATCGGCGTCCCGAACTTCCTCCCCGGCGACCACGTGTACGCCGCCGCGCGCGAGGCGCTGGCGAAGGATTCCGGCCAGTACGGCAGCAATCGCGGTCCCGACGCGCTCATCGACGCCTTCCTGGCGCACATCGAAGCGCTCGGCCTCACCGGTTACGCCCGCAAGAACGTCACTACCGGCGTCGGCGCGAAGCAGGTGCTCTATAACCTGGCCGAAGCGCTGCTCGACGAAGGCGACGAGATCTGCTTCCCGGCCCCGTACTGGACGAGCTACCTCGACATCGCCGAGATCGTCGGCGCGAAGATCAACATCCTCCCGTGCCCGCCTGAGCAGAACTACAAGCTCACGCCGGCGCAACTGGACGCCGCGCTGGCGCGCAAGCCGCGCGTGTTCCTGTTCAACAATCCGTCCAATCCCACGGGCATGGTCTATACGCGCGAGGAAATCGCCGCGCTGGCCGACGTGATCGCGAAGTACCCGGACACCTGGGTCGTCACGGACGATATCTACAACACGATGGTCTTCGACGGCGTGGGTTACCACAATTTCGTGCACGTCCGGCCGGACCTCAAGGACCGCGTGATCTTCGTCGATTCGATCTCGAAGACCTATGGCATGCCGGGCTGGCGCGTGGGCTTCATCGCCGCGCCGGAATCCGTGGCCCTGGCCGTCACCACGCTCAACTCCAACCACATCACCAGCCTGCCGGAAGTGGTCAACGCGGCGGCCCTTGCCGCGCTGTCCGGGCCGCAGGACATCCCCCTCGCGAAGTGCAAGGAATTCGCGGCGAAGCGCGACCGCGTGTACAACGCGCTGCTCTCGATTCCCGGCGTGGTCTGCCCGCGTCCGCAGGGAGCGTTCTACGCCTTCCCCGACATCTCCGTAGCCTTCGGCAAGAAGCACAACGGCGTGGCGATCGATTCCGATATCGATTTCTGCGCCGTGCTACTCGAAGCCAAGGGTGTGGCCTGCGTGCCGGGCTCGGCCTTCGGCGAGCCGCGCGCGCTGCGCATTTCCTATTCCTGCCCGGACGAGGCGCTCGACAAGGGCATGGCCCGCATCGTCGAGTTCTTCGCCGAGCTCACCTGA
- a CDS encoding malate dehydrogenase: MKAPVRVAVTGAAGQIGYALLFRIAAGDMLGPDQPVILHLLEITPALPALQGVVMELNDCAFPTLAGVVATDDANVAFKDVDYALLVGSRPRGPGMERKDLLEANGAIFAPQGKALNDHAKRDVRVLVVGNPANTNALIAQQNAPDLDPKCFTAMVRLDHNRALSQLAEKTGAHTAEIKKVTIWGNHSSTQYPDLHQASVKGKPALEQVDQTWYADTFIPTVQQRGAAIIKARGASSAASAASAAIDHMRDWALGTAEGDWTSMAVPSDGSYGIEPGVIFGYPVTVKDGKYAIVQGLAINAFSQARIDATDKELREERAGVEHLFAK, from the coding sequence ATGAAAGCACCCGTTCGCGTCGCCGTCACCGGCGCAGCCGGCCAGATCGGTTATGCCCTTCTGTTCCGTATCGCCGCCGGCGACATGCTCGGTCCCGACCAGCCGGTGATCCTGCACCTCCTCGAGATCACCCCGGCGCTTCCGGCGCTGCAGGGCGTGGTGATGGAACTCAACGACTGCGCGTTTCCGACCCTCGCGGGCGTGGTCGCCACGGACGACGCGAACGTCGCCTTCAAGGACGTCGACTACGCGCTGCTCGTCGGTTCGCGTCCGCGCGGCCCGGGCATGGAGCGCAAGGACCTGCTCGAGGCCAACGGCGCCATCTTCGCGCCGCAGGGCAAGGCCCTGAACGACCACGCCAAGCGCGACGTGCGCGTGCTGGTCGTCGGCAACCCGGCGAACACCAATGCGCTGATCGCCCAGCAGAACGCACCGGACCTCGATCCGAAGTGCTTCACCGCCATGGTCCGCCTGGACCACAATCGCGCGCTGTCGCAGCTGGCCGAGAAGACCGGCGCGCACACCGCCGAGATCAAGAAGGTCACCATCTGGGGCAACCACAGCTCCACCCAGTACCCGGACCTGCACCAGGCCTCGGTGAAGGGCAAGCCGGCGCTGGAGCAGGTCGACCAGACCTGGTACGCCGACACCTTCATCCCGACCGTCCAGCAGCGCGGTGCGGCCATCATCAAGGCGCGCGGCGCGTCCTCGGCCGCGTCGGCCGCCTCCGCCGCGATCGACCACATGCGCGACTGGGCGCTGGGCACGGCCGAGGGCGACTGGACCTCGATGGCCGTCCCGTCCGACGGTTCGTACGGCATCGAGCCGGGCGTGATCTTCGGTTATCCGGTGACGGTGAAGGACGGCAAGTACGCCATCGTGCAGGGCCTGGCGATCAACGCCTTCTCGCAAGCCCGCATCGACGCGACCGACAAGGAACTGCGCGAGGAGCGCGCCGGCGTGGAGCACCTGTTCGCGAAGTGA
- a CDS encoding cation diffusion facilitator family transporter, which produces MAHSPRLVIYAALAANIGIAAAKFFAAAVSGSSAMLSEGVHSLVDSVNEVLLLHGLRLSQKRPDRQNPLGYGRELYFWSFIVALLVLALGAGFSLYEGVSHILSPEPLRDPTMNYIVLAVGVAFEGTSWWLALKSVRRRKGMLGYFEAFRTTRDPTTFTVLFEDTAALLGLAIAATGIYFSHALGDPRIDGWASIGIAVVLALASALLARESKALLIGEPATPNLLAKVCGIAGRVNGVEAVNGVLTLQVGPDHVLVAISAAFDDRLTTVEIEEVVRTIEARTKEANLPIVALFIKPQTPERWRERLRELDGD; this is translated from the coding sequence ATGGCCCACAGTCCCCGCCTTGTCATCTATGCCGCGCTCGCTGCCAACATCGGCATCGCCGCGGCGAAATTCTTCGCCGCCGCCGTCAGCGGCAGCTCGGCCATGCTGTCGGAAGGCGTGCACTCGCTCGTGGACAGCGTCAACGAGGTACTCCTGCTGCATGGCCTGCGTCTTTCGCAGAAGCGGCCCGACCGGCAGAACCCCCTGGGATACGGACGCGAACTGTATTTCTGGAGCTTCATCGTGGCCCTGCTGGTGCTGGCCCTCGGCGCCGGTTTTTCGCTCTACGAGGGCGTCAGCCACATCCTCTCGCCCGAACCCCTGCGCGATCCGACGATGAACTACATCGTGCTCGCCGTGGGCGTCGCGTTCGAGGGCACGTCATGGTGGCTTGCGCTGAAGAGCGTGCGGCGGAGGAAAGGCATGCTCGGTTATTTCGAGGCGTTCCGCACCACCAGGGATCCGACCACGTTCACCGTGCTGTTCGAGGATACGGCGGCGCTACTGGGCCTCGCGATCGCCGCCACGGGCATCTACTTCTCGCATGCCCTGGGCGATCCGCGCATCGACGGCTGGGCATCCATCGGCATTGCCGTGGTGCTTGCGCTGGCCTCCGCGCTGCTGGCCCGGGAAAGCAAGGCGCTGCTCATCGGCGAACCGGCGACCCCGAACCTGCTGGCGAAGGTCTGCGGCATAGCCGGGCGTGTCAACGGCGTGGAGGCGGTGAACGGCGTGCTCACCCTTCAGGTGGGGCCGGATCATGTGCTGGTGGCGATTTCCGCGGCCTTCGACGACCGGCTGACCACGGTGGAGATCGAGGAGGTCGTGCGCACCATCGAGGCCCGCACGAAGGAGGCGAACCTGCCGATCGTGGCACTGTTCATCAAGCCGCAGACGCCCGAAAGGTGGCGCGAACGGTTACGGGAACTGGACGGCGATTGA
- the gnd gene encoding phosphogluconate dehydrogenase (NAD(+)-dependent, decarboxylating): MKIGLIGLGRMGGNIARRLMRDGHETVVYDNNAAARDALAKDGGQAVESLEALVKALPSPRVVWVMLPAGEITETTVAKLSDLLGKDDIVIDGGNTFYKDDARRAETLAAKGQHYVDVGTSGGVWGLERGYCMMIGGDKPTVDYLDPIFKTLAPGAGDIPRTEGREGRDPRVENGYMHAGPAGAGHFVKMIHNGIEYGMMQSFAEGFDILKNRNAAHLPQRERYELDMADIAEVWRRGSVVSSWLLDLTASALAKGPELDNYSGYVDDSGEGRWTVNAAIEQAVPAEVLTSALFARFRSRQDHTYAERLLSAMRMGFGGHIEGRGKPPKEGEHS, from the coding sequence ATGAAAATCGGTTTGATCGGACTGGGCCGCATGGGCGGCAACATCGCCCGCCGGCTGATGAGGGACGGTCACGAGACCGTGGTCTACGACAACAATGCCGCGGCCCGCGACGCGCTGGCGAAGGATGGCGGCCAGGCGGTCGAATCCCTCGAAGCCCTGGTCAAGGCCCTGCCCTCGCCCCGCGTGGTATGGGTCATGCTGCCGGCTGGCGAGATCACCGAAACCACCGTCGCGAAGCTCAGCGACCTGCTCGGCAAGGACGACATCGTCATCGACGGCGGCAACACGTTCTACAAGGACGATGCGCGCCGCGCCGAAACGCTCGCCGCGAAGGGCCAGCACTATGTCGACGTCGGTACCTCCGGCGGCGTCTGGGGCCTCGAACGCGGTTACTGCATGATGATCGGCGGCGACAAGCCCACGGTCGATTATCTCGACCCCATCTTCAAGACGCTGGCCCCGGGCGCCGGCGACATTCCGCGCACCGAGGGCCGCGAAGGCCGCGACCCGCGCGTGGAAAACGGCTACATGCATGCCGGTCCGGCAGGCGCGGGCCATTTCGTCAAGATGATCCACAACGGCATCGAGTACGGCATGATGCAGTCGTTCGCGGAAGGCTTCGACATCCTGAAGAACCGCAACGCCGCCCACCTGCCCCAGCGCGAACGCTACGAGCTCGACATGGCCGACATCGCCGAGGTATGGCGCCGCGGCAGCGTGGTCTCGTCGTGGCTGCTCGACCTCACCGCCAGCGCGCTGGCGAAGGGCCCGGAGCTCGACAACTATTCCGGGTACGTCGACGATTCCGGTGAAGGCCGCTGGACGGTCAACGCCGCCATCGAGCAGGCCGTGCCGGCCGAGGTGCTCACCTCCGCCCTCTTCGCCCGCTTCCGCTCGCGCCAGGACCACACCTACGCGGAGCGCCTGCTGTCGGCGATGCGCATGGGCTTCGGCGGCCACATCGAAGGCCGCGGCAAACCGCCGAAGGAAGGCGAGCACTCCTGA
- a CDS encoding M1 family metallopeptidase, whose amino-acid sequence MKNLVRLSLAAVALAGAFAAMAANFDPRETFAPFTYPEPVNAYRSGSGMPGPMFWQNRADYELAATLDPVKNTMSGKATIRYTNNSPDALDVLWLQLDENRFTADARGNFTSGKAEKRHTDGYRIASVTVDGKKADYIVSDTRMQVRLPAPLAAKGGKISLAIVYSYDLPGDFGGRTGFAPSKNGNIYEMAQWYPRMCVYDDLRGWDTAPYLNSEFYLEYGDFDYAVTVPSDMIVAGSGELVNPEDVLTATQRERLARARQSDKTVMIRTAEEVSDPASRPKKGGTLTWKFRMKNTRDVAFGASTAYVWDAARINLPEGKTALAMSVYPVESVGQDRWGRSTEYLKASVEHFSTKWYPYPYPVAINEAGTAASGMEYPGIVFDPMRAPAKPLHMVTAHEIGHTWFPMIVGSNERRDAWMDEGFNTFIDVYEADAFNHGEFAPKRDAEYAPKGGNPVDEILPLLADQDAPPLLIGADMIKEKYRHPATYFKAALGLVLLREQIVGPERFDPAFRKYIATWAYRHPSPSDFFRLMESETGEDLSWFWRGWFEHNWQLDMSVDKVDGSTVTVSNLDRLVMPATLRVTFDDASTRDIRIPVETWQQHKSFDVDVPGGRRIVRAEIDADHKIPDRDRGNNAWPR is encoded by the coding sequence ATGAAAAACCTTGTCCGATTGTCGCTCGCTGCCGTGGCGCTCGCCGGGGCCTTTGCCGCCATGGCCGCCAACTTCGATCCGCGCGAGACTTTCGCGCCCTTCACGTATCCGGAGCCGGTCAACGCGTATCGCTCGGGCAGCGGCATGCCGGGGCCGATGTTCTGGCAGAACCGCGCCGATTATGAACTGGCCGCCACGCTCGATCCCGTGAAGAACACGATGAGCGGCAAGGCGACCATCCGCTACACGAACAACAGTCCCGACGCGCTCGACGTGCTGTGGCTGCAGCTGGACGAGAACCGCTTCACCGCCGATGCGCGCGGCAACTTCACTTCGGGCAAGGCCGAGAAGCGCCATACCGACGGTTACCGCATCGCATCGGTGACGGTCGACGGCAAGAAGGCCGACTACATCGTCAGCGACACGCGCATGCAGGTCCGCCTGCCGGCGCCGCTCGCGGCGAAAGGCGGCAAGATTTCGCTGGCCATCGTCTATTCTTACGATCTTCCTGGCGATTTCGGCGGCCGCACCGGCTTCGCGCCGTCGAAGAACGGCAACATCTACGAGATGGCCCAGTGGTATCCGCGCATGTGCGTCTACGACGACCTGCGCGGCTGGGATACCGCGCCTTACCTCAACAGCGAGTTCTACCTCGAGTACGGCGATTTCGACTATGCCGTCACCGTGCCGTCCGACATGATCGTGGCCGGTTCGGGCGAACTGGTGAACCCGGAGGACGTGCTCACCGCCACGCAGCGCGAGCGCCTGGCCAGGGCGCGGCAAAGCGACAAGACGGTGATGATCCGCACGGCGGAAGAGGTCTCCGACCCGGCGAGCCGTCCGAAGAAGGGTGGCACGCTCACCTGGAAGTTCCGCATGAAGAACACGCGCGACGTGGCCTTCGGCGCGTCCACAGCCTATGTGTGGGATGCCGCGCGGATCAACCTGCCGGAAGGGAAGACGGCGCTCGCCATGTCGGTCTATCCGGTGGAGAGCGTGGGACAGGATCGCTGGGGCCGTTCGACCGAATACCTGAAGGCGTCGGTCGAGCATTTCTCCACGAAGTGGTATCCCTACCCGTATCCGGTGGCGATCAACGAGGCGGGCACGGCGGCCAGCGGCATGGAGTACCCGGGGATCGTCTTCGATCCCATGAGGGCGCCGGCCAAGCCGCTGCACATGGTGACCGCGCACGAGATCGGCCATACCTGGTTCCCCATGATCGTGGGCAGCAACGAGCGTCGTGACGCGTGGATGGACGAGGGCTTCAACACGTTCATCGACGTGTACGAAGCCGATGCGTTCAACCACGGCGAGTTTGCCCCCAAGCGCGACGCCGAATATGCGCCGAAGGGTGGCAACCCCGTCGACGAGATCCTGCCGCTGCTGGCCGACCAGGACGCGCCGCCGCTACTGATCGGCGCCGACATGATCAAGGAGAAGTACCGCCACCCGGCCACTTACTTCAAGGCGGCGCTTGGCCTCGTTCTGCTTCGCGAGCAGATCGTCGGCCCGGAACGCTTCGATCCCGCCTTCCGCAAATACATCGCCACCTGGGCGTACAGGCATCCGTCGCCGTCGGACTTCTTCCGTCTGATGGAAAGCGAGACAGGCGAGGACCTGTCCTGGTTCTGGCGCGGCTGGTTCGAGCACAACTGGCAGCTGGACATGTCGGTGGACAAGGTCGACGGCTCGACGGTCACGGTGTCGAACCTGGACCGGCTGGTGATGCCAGCCACCCTCCGGGTCACCTTCGACGACGCGTCCACCCGCGATATCCGCATTCCGGTGGAAACCTGGCAGCAGCACAAGAGCTTCGACGTGGACGTGCCCGGCGGTCGCAGGATCGTCCGCGCGGAAATCGACGCGGACCACAAGATTCCAGACCGCGATCGCGGCAATAATGCGTGGCCCCGCTGA
- a CDS encoding Pr6Pr family membrane protein, translating to MSNRTTAVSNLFAIVVAAVAWPTLVLQYWLIVWSGSLGAVTIRYFSFFTILSNLLVALVAASAATGGNWAPMRLLRAPRVRGLAAVSIAVTGLVYLVVLRSLWHPLGPQLIADRSLHYVIPMLYLAWWLALLPHGGLVWHDALRWLWFPFLFALWTFVRGAIVDEYPYPFLDVGQLGYPAALLNATLVAVLFLVLGVALVTLDKALGKRSTDG from the coding sequence ATGTCGAACCGTACCACCGCCGTGTCCAACCTCTTCGCCATCGTCGTCGCGGCGGTGGCGTGGCCCACACTCGTGCTGCAGTACTGGCTCATCGTCTGGTCGGGCTCGCTCGGGGCGGTGACGATCCGTTATTTCAGCTTCTTCACCATCCTCTCGAACCTGCTGGTGGCGCTCGTCGCCGCGTCCGCGGCGACGGGCGGCAACTGGGCGCCCATGCGGCTCCTGCGCGCACCGCGGGTCCGCGGGCTCGCCGCCGTGTCCATCGCGGTAACGGGCCTGGTCTACCTGGTGGTATTGCGCTCGTTGTGGCACCCCCTGGGGCCCCAGCTGATCGCCGACCGCTCGCTGCACTACGTGATACCCATGCTGTATCTGGCGTGGTGGCTGGCCCTGCTGCCGCACGGCGGCCTGGTATGGCACGACGCCTTGCGCTGGCTGTGGTTCCCCTTTCTCTTCGCCCTCTGGACCTTCGTGCGCGGCGCGATCGTCGACGAATATCCCTATCCGTTTCTCGACGTCGGCCAACTGGGCTATCCGGCGGCATTGCTCAACGCGACGCTGGTAGCTGTCCTGTTCCTGGTGCTGGGCGTAGCCCTGGTGACCCTGGACAAGGCCCTGGGTAAGCGATCCACCGACGGGTAG